The Haloplanus sp. CK5-1 genome contains a region encoding:
- a CDS encoding DUF7263 family protein, translating into MRGQTNLLSLAVALVLLTGATVLGVTFADAALAEADRDPGERHAARATADRLVAADAPTTVRANALDADAVGGLNATHLDDLSPPVAGADVRVAIDGDPVVVRGAPGGGTTVRRSVVVVSRSEETRRVDGLDNGSTIRVPRRVDRVTVDIDPGPNTTIRTVRANDRVVLHDDGGLDMSATTRLSRYEPTTLRVDAGANATGRVAVTYRPVTVEARTLTVTVDA; encoded by the coding sequence GTGAGGGGACAGACCAACCTGCTCTCTCTCGCCGTCGCGCTCGTCCTCCTGACCGGCGCGACGGTCCTCGGGGTCACGTTCGCCGACGCCGCCCTCGCCGAGGCCGACCGCGACCCGGGCGAACGCCACGCCGCCCGAGCGACCGCGGACCGACTGGTCGCCGCCGACGCCCCGACGACCGTCCGGGCGAACGCCCTCGACGCCGACGCGGTCGGCGGCCTGAACGCGACGCACCTCGACGACCTCTCACCCCCGGTCGCCGGAGCCGACGTCCGGGTCGCCATCGACGGCGACCCGGTCGTCGTCCGTGGCGCGCCCGGCGGCGGGACGACCGTCCGGCGGAGCGTCGTGGTCGTCTCCCGGTCCGAGGAGACGCGACGAGTCGACGGCCTCGACAACGGATCGACGATTCGCGTCCCCCGACGCGTCGATCGGGTGACCGTCGACATCGACCCCGGGCCGAACACCACGATTCGGACCGTCCGGGCGAACGACCGGGTCGTCCTCCACGACGACGGCGGCCTCGACATGAGTGCGACCACCCGACTCTCGCGGTACGAACCGACGACGCTCCGGGTCGACGCCGGCGCGAACGCGACCGGGCGCGTCGCAGTGACGTATCGGCCGGTGACCGTCGAGGCACGGACGCTGACGGTGACCGTCGATGCGTAG
- a CDS encoding DUF7266 family protein, which translates to MSRDRDRGVTPVVGKGLEAAIVLLYVASLVTTLHGGVLPDYRTAAATEVGDRTLASAAEGVESSVPPPSTAVDVTRTVSLPDTIGRSTYRIRAVNRTLVLDHPDADLGGRVRLALPDRVISVEGSWESDDPARIRVRGGNDRIRVILS; encoded by the coding sequence ATGAGTCGTGACCGCGACCGGGGGGTCACGCCCGTCGTCGGGAAGGGACTGGAGGCCGCGATCGTCCTCCTGTACGTCGCCTCGCTGGTGACCACCCTCCACGGCGGCGTCCTCCCCGACTACCGGACCGCGGCCGCCACGGAGGTGGGCGACCGAACCCTCGCGTCGGCCGCCGAGGGAGTCGAATCGTCCGTCCCACCGCCGTCGACTGCCGTCGACGTGACCCGGACCGTCTCTCTCCCCGACACGATCGGGCGGTCCACCTACCGGATCCGCGCGGTGAACCGGACGCTCGTCCTCGACCATCCCGACGCCGACCTCGGCGGGCGCGTCCGCCTTGCGCTCCCCGACCGAGTTATCTCGGTCGAGGGGTCGTGGGAGAGCGACGACCCCGCCCGGATCCGCGTTCGGGGTGGGAACGACCGTATCCGGGTGATCCTCTCGTGA